Within Paenibacillus sp. RUD330, the genomic segment ATTCAACATATCCCTGGCATTCACGGGCGCCGAGGAAAATATCCCTTCTTCCACCGGCGATTACAGCTCTTTTGGCAATATTGTGATGTTTATGTTCGTTGCGGTCATGCGCCAGCTCTTCGCGGTGGGGGTTGAACTCGAAATGGGCACGCACTTGGTATCGAACATCCTTTAAGTAGGTGTAATACGCCAATGTATTCCCGCCGCCATAATCAATAGGCCGCATACCTTTCGACTCCGTTTGGATCGGGTTCATGATCCGGACTTCGTCTATGTACCAAATCAGGGTCGGCTTCCAATAAACCGATTCCGTAATTCCCTTGAGAGCCTGGTAAGTCGGCACGTGATAACTGAACTTCTCCCCGCCGATCTTGGTCAGGGGATCAGTGAACAGCGCATAAGTGCCTGTAAGCTCAAATTCGATTTGATTTCTCAAAAGGAGAGCCTCCTTTTTCATATAATCGCCAACTGGAATTCCCCATTTCCCGCTGGATCTACGCCATACTCTTTCGAATACGCCGTCTCGTTCAACGCCATCACTCGACCTTGAAACAGGTAGTTCAAGTTCCCGCCTTTATCCAGTTTGCGAAGCTCCTGATCATACAGGCTAACCGTGTATGGCTGGGCTTTTCGCAGCCAATCTCCCAGCTCATTCGGCCGCAGCTCTCCGTTTAAAGCCAAAATAATC encodes:
- the cas5c gene encoding type I-C CRISPR-associated protein Cas5c; this encodes MRNQIEFELTGTYALFTDPLTKIGGEKFSYHVPTYQALKGITESVYWKPTLIWYIDEVRIMNPIQTESKGMRPIDYGGGNTLAYYTYLKDVRYQVRAHFEFNPHREELAHDRNEHKHHNIAKRAVIAGGRRDIFLGARECQGYVEFCEFGSGQGYYDDMPELDFGVMVHGISYPDETGREELETRLWRAKMQRGIIHFKRPEECTLTRQTGRGSIKPFGPGNMEPADKLYEEWFAEGGS